One Streptomyces sp. L2 genomic window carries:
- a CDS encoding GntR family transcriptional regulator — MPATDRPRDSAGPGAATTVAAHRTRRRLRSDRARQLADLLRRQLITGTFPAGTLPHESTLATDYRTSRNTVRQALDLLRTEGLVKRQPGVGTVVVAQKYPHGLDRLMGLAETLHEHGHVTNEVRAMGPVPAPAPVAERLHVTLGTEVLHIERLRRLNGLPLSLDDTYIPLDLGTALLGTDLENTDVFRLLEAITGQHLGHADITLEAVNADSHSAAVLQAPRGAAVLMLERLTHLGDGRPVDLEFIRFRGDRITMSGLLHRSL; from the coding sequence ATGCCAGCCACCGACCGCCCCCGAGACTCCGCCGGTCCGGGCGCCGCGACCACCGTCGCCGCCCACCGCACCCGGCGTCGGCTGCGTTCGGACCGGGCCCGGCAACTCGCGGACCTGCTGCGCCGGCAACTGATCACCGGCACCTTCCCGGCCGGCACCCTCCCCCACGAGTCCACCCTCGCCACCGACTACCGCACCTCCCGCAACACCGTCCGCCAAGCCCTGGACCTGCTCCGGACGGAGGGCCTGGTCAAGCGGCAGCCGGGAGTCGGCACCGTGGTCGTCGCCCAGAAATACCCCCATGGGCTCGACCGACTGATGGGCCTCGCGGAAACCCTCCACGAACACGGCCACGTCACCAATGAGGTCCGCGCCATGGGCCCCGTCCCCGCACCGGCCCCGGTCGCCGAACGCCTCCACGTCACACTCGGCACCGAAGTCCTCCACATCGAACGCCTGCGCCGCCTCAACGGCCTCCCCCTCTCCCTCGACGACACCTACATCCCGCTCGACCTCGGCACCGCCCTGCTCGGCACCGACCTGGAGAACACCGACGTCTTCCGCCTGCTGGAAGCCATCACCGGACAGCACCTCGGTCACGCCGACATCACCCTGGAGGCGGTCAACGCGGACAGCCACTCCGCGGCCGTGCTCCAGGCCCCCCGGGGCGCGGCCGTCCTCATGCTGGAACGCCTCACCCACCTCGGCGACGGCCGGCCCGTCGACCTGGAGTTCATCCGCTTCCGCGGCGACCGCATCACCATGAGCGGCCTGCTGCACCGGTCGCTCTAA
- a CDS encoding ferredoxin family protein: MPMVPQRADVPVTIDESKCIDGCTLCVDMCPLDSLAIDESNGTAYMHVDECWYCGPCAARCPTGAVTVNMPYLLR; encoded by the coding sequence ATGCCCATGGTGCCCCAGCGGGCCGACGTGCCCGTGACCATCGACGAGTCGAAGTGCATCGACGGCTGCACGCTGTGCGTGGACATGTGCCCGCTGGACTCCCTCGCCATCGACGAGAGCAACGGCACCGCGTACATGCACGTCGACGAGTGCTGGTACTGCGGCCCCTGCGCGGCCCGCTGCCCCACCGGAGCCGTCACCGTCAACATGCCCTACCTGCTCCGGTGA
- a CDS encoding ABC transporter substrate-binding protein, with the protein MKRTATALSAAVLLLPLSACGGSAQAGSGTTVTVTIGYQSKTINTVTAGTLLRSLGYFERQLDALHDGHTYKVDWQDYATGAPITAQMTAGKIDIGSMGDFPLLLNAARGKQLGRPTHLVSVTGYNLRGGLNTVVTAPSSALTDLKDLKSKKVSTSIGSAADGTLVRALQRAGIDPNTGIAKLNQQPAVGASSLSAGNVDALSQFVAWPGLLAYQGRAKALYDGAQLNLPTFHGVTARADFAGQRPTVLEAFLKAQTEATDYLNAHPVTAAEKVAETTGLPAEVVYLYNGAHGTATFDPAVKPRLVSALKQDVSVLKAAKLTGDIDVDSFVDDQYVKHALGAGYTRRLTAAPPPARSEVWPKGSEKTTAFTSPRRLLAYLARHPDGIRAAYVPDTTTGTLWFADKSVWVADGSRLLPFVTPATAQAYVSGHQDARTVPYREALERAS; encoded by the coding sequence ATGAAACGCACAGCAACCGCCCTGTCGGCCGCCGTACTCCTCCTCCCCCTGTCCGCCTGCGGCGGCAGCGCTCAGGCAGGCAGCGGCACCACGGTCACCGTCACCATCGGCTACCAGTCCAAGACCATCAACACCGTCACCGCCGGAACGCTCCTGCGCTCCCTCGGCTACTTCGAGCGGCAGCTCGACGCCCTGCACGACGGCCACACGTACAAGGTCGACTGGCAGGACTACGCCACCGGTGCCCCGATCACCGCCCAGATGACAGCGGGGAAGATCGACATAGGTTCCATGGGCGACTTCCCGCTCCTGCTCAACGCCGCCCGCGGCAAGCAACTCGGCCGCCCCACCCACCTGGTCTCCGTCACCGGCTACAACCTGCGTGGCGGCCTCAACACCGTGGTCACGGCGCCCAGTTCCGCTTTGACGGACCTGAAGGACCTGAAGAGCAAGAAGGTCTCCACGAGCATCGGCTCCGCCGCCGACGGCACGCTCGTACGGGCGCTGCAGCGCGCCGGAATCGACCCGAACACCGGCATCGCGAAGCTGAACCAGCAGCCCGCCGTGGGGGCTTCGTCGCTGTCCGCCGGCAACGTGGACGCGTTGTCGCAGTTCGTCGCCTGGCCGGGCCTTCTCGCCTACCAGGGCAGGGCGAAGGCCCTGTACGACGGCGCCCAACTGAACCTGCCCACGTTCCACGGGGTCACAGCCCGCGCGGACTTCGCCGGGCAACGGCCCACCGTCCTGGAAGCCTTCCTCAAGGCCCAGACCGAGGCGACCGACTACCTGAACGCGCACCCGGTCACCGCCGCCGAGAAAGTCGCCGAAACAACCGGCCTCCCGGCCGAAGTCGTCTACCTCTACAACGGCGCCCACGGCACCGCCACCTTCGACCCGGCCGTCAAACCCCGCCTGGTCTCCGCACTGAAGCAGGACGTATCCGTACTGAAGGCGGCCAAGCTGACCGGCGACATCGACGTGGACTCCTTCGTCGACGACCAATACGTGAAGCACGCTCTCGGCGCCGGCTACACACGACGCCTCACCGCCGCACCCCCACCCGCCCGGAGCGAGGTGTGGCCCAAGGGCAGCGAGAAGACAACGGCCTTCACCTCCCCCCGGCGACTGCTGGCCTACCTCGCCAGGCATCCGGACGGCATCCGGGCCGCCTACGTCCCCGACACCACCACCGGCACCCTCTGGTTCGCCGACAAGTCCGTCTGGGTGGCCGACGGCAGCCGGTTGCTGCCCTTCGTCACCCCGGCGACCGCCCAGGCCTACGTCTCCGGCCACCAGGACGCCCGGACGGTCCCGTACCGAGAAGCAC